A portion of the Stigmatella aurantiaca DW4/3-1 genome contains these proteins:
- the truB gene encoding tRNA pseudouridine(55) synthase TruB, with protein MRDAPPLAPGIHLVHKPLGETSFSSVRAAMAELEAARPGKRVPVCHGGTLDPFAEGLLLLLVGQATRLMDLLHAVPKHYVAQVIWGTETDTGDLLGRVVHAGDPSALTPGALEAALAGFRGWQDQVPPATSAKKLGGEPAYRKAHRGEEVVLPPSRVYLHEARWRSHELPRSSQLELVCRGGFYVRSLARELGRILGCGAHLARLHRTAIGPWEDPGPGRRMGLHGRQVLPWSALRELSDAEVGELRRERPIALGRLLPPDWRLPPGFPDPEAPVRGFHLGRLVALLREQEGAFRMQMELRGGL; from the coding sequence TTGAGGGACGCCCCTCCGCTGGCCCCCGGCATTCACCTCGTCCACAAGCCGCTGGGGGAGACGAGCTTCTCCTCGGTGCGCGCCGCGATGGCCGAGCTCGAGGCCGCGCGCCCGGGCAAGCGGGTGCCCGTGTGCCATGGCGGGACGCTGGATCCGTTCGCCGAAGGGTTGCTGCTGCTGCTGGTGGGCCAGGCCACGCGGCTCATGGACCTGCTGCACGCCGTGCCGAAGCACTATGTGGCGCAGGTCATCTGGGGCACGGAGACGGACACCGGGGACTTGTTGGGCCGGGTGGTGCACGCGGGAGATCCCTCGGCCCTGACGCCCGGGGCGCTGGAGGCGGCGCTCGCGGGCTTCCGGGGCTGGCAGGATCAGGTGCCGCCAGCCACCAGCGCGAAGAAGCTCGGCGGAGAGCCCGCCTACCGCAAGGCCCACCGGGGCGAGGAGGTGGTGTTGCCGCCCTCGCGCGTCTACCTGCACGAGGCGCGTTGGCGCTCCCACGAACTGCCGCGCTCCAGCCAGCTGGAGCTGGTGTGCCGGGGGGGATTCTATGTGCGCTCCCTGGCCCGAGAGCTGGGGAGGATCCTTGGATGTGGGGCTCACCTGGCCCGGCTGCACCGCACGGCCATCGGCCCCTGGGAGGACCCGGGGCCTGGGCGGCGCATGGGACTGCACGGGCGCCAGGTACTGCCCTGGAGTGCCCTCCGGGAGCTCTCGGACGCGGAGGTGGGCGAGCTGCGGCGGGAGCGGCCCATTGCCCTGGGGCGGCTGCTGCCTCCGGACTGGCGTCTGCCCCCGGGCTTTCCGGATCCCGAGGCCCCCGTGCGCGGCTTCCACCTCGGTCGGCTGGTGGCACTCCTGCGGGAGCAGGAGGGCGCCTTCCGGATGCAAATGGAGCTGCGCGGAGGGCTCTAA
- the dpdA gene encoding tRNA-guanine transglycosylase DpdA yields the protein MKFFLPDSQDLVDPSFDFENEQRSKDRRRQRHDLYAHEVFSQPAFDGFLVSKGMVDGFGALGSRYTLSQRLRLSQMGAPEFFRVERAPHPLQIMGDCGAFTYVKEQKPPYSVDDVIDFYATSRFDYGVSLDHVILDFIPEADAPGAGPRAVPAAIRHRQELTLQYATEFLHQHRLGRHAFKPLGVAQGWSPQSYATSVKRLQKMGYDYIALGGMVPLKTQDILRCLQAIQDQRAHGTRLHLLGVTRTEHLEEFYRLGVASFDSTSPLRQAFKDAHDNYYFNGQTYTAIRIPQVEGNTRLQQRIASGQISQNQARKLETACLQAMRLFDAGRRSLSKVIEVLLEYEDLYAHDVKRSHAKDYERTLTDAPWRQCACDICKHLKYHVIIFRGAERNRRRGFHNIWSLYHHMRGSGTGIPEFTVGQHAAGLKERACRTN from the coding sequence GTGAAATTCTTTCTTCCTGACAGTCAGGATCTCGTCGACCCCTCCTTTGATTTCGAGAATGAGCAGCGATCAAAGGACCGGCGGCGCCAGCGCCACGACCTCTATGCCCACGAGGTGTTTTCCCAGCCTGCCTTTGACGGATTCTTGGTCTCGAAAGGCATGGTGGATGGATTCGGGGCACTGGGCAGCCGCTATACGCTCTCGCAGCGCCTGCGCTTGTCACAGATGGGCGCCCCGGAGTTCTTCCGGGTGGAGCGTGCCCCTCATCCCCTCCAGATCATGGGGGACTGTGGCGCCTTCACCTATGTGAAGGAACAAAAGCCTCCCTACAGCGTCGATGACGTGATCGACTTCTACGCCACCTCCCGGTTCGACTATGGCGTCTCCCTGGACCACGTCATCCTCGACTTCATCCCAGAGGCAGACGCTCCGGGCGCGGGCCCCCGGGCAGTCCCCGCCGCCATCCGCCATCGGCAGGAATTGACCCTCCAGTACGCCACCGAGTTTCTCCATCAGCACAGGCTGGGCCGCCATGCCTTCAAGCCCTTGGGCGTCGCCCAGGGCTGGAGCCCCCAGTCCTACGCCACCAGCGTCAAACGCTTGCAGAAAATGGGTTATGACTACATCGCGCTGGGAGGAATGGTCCCCCTCAAGACCCAGGACATTCTCCGGTGCTTGCAGGCCATCCAGGACCAGAGGGCCCACGGCACCCGCCTGCACCTGCTGGGCGTGACGCGCACCGAGCACCTCGAGGAGTTCTACCGCCTGGGGGTCGCCTCGTTCGACAGCACCTCACCCCTTCGCCAGGCCTTCAAGGACGCCCACGACAACTACTATTTCAATGGGCAAACCTACACCGCCATCCGCATCCCCCAGGTGGAAGGCAATACGCGCTTGCAGCAACGGATTGCCTCGGGGCAGATCTCACAAAACCAGGCACGCAAGCTGGAGACCGCCTGCCTTCAGGCCATGCGGTTGTTCGATGCGGGCCGGCGCTCCCTCTCCAAGGTCATCGAGGTCCTCCTCGAGTACGAAGACCTCTATGCCCACGACGTGAAACGCAGTCATGCCAAAGACTACGAGCGGACCCTCACGGATGCGCCTTGGCGCCAGTGCGCCTGCGACATCTGCAAGCACCTCAAATACCATGTCATCATCTTCCGGGGAGCAGAGCGCAACCGGCGCAGAGGCTTTCACAACATCTGGAGCCTCTACCACCATATGCGCGGCTCCGGCACGGGCATTCCTGAGTTCACCGTGGGGCAACACGCTGCTGGCTTGAAGGAACGAGCATGCCGGACGAATTGA
- the dbpB gene encoding DGQHR domain-containing protein DpdB, protein MPDELRLPALEVHQSKGRKLYSFAVDGKLLQDFVTVSRVRRDDEQELSGYQRPEALAHIQEIRAYLEAPSPMIPNSIVLAFDSRVRFEPDKGKTAFPYVRTGTVVIPLAKDISDSDKPGFVVDGQQRLAAIRDADISRFPIFVTAFITNDVRQQTEQFILVNSTKPLPKGLIYELLPSTDAQLPSPLHRRKLPALLMERLNLDADSPLAGRIRTTTNPTGTIKDNSILKMIENSLSDGVLFHFLRPQTALGADVAPMLEILHHFWAAVARVFHAAWGLPPKQSRLMHGAGIISLGHVMDAISYRLRNVSIPTEAQYIEELMPLKAITHWTGGSWNFGNGERRKWNNLQNTPGDIELLSKYLCAPYQKQASK, encoded by the coding sequence ATGCCGGACGAATTGAGGCTTCCCGCCCTGGAAGTACACCAGTCCAAGGGACGCAAGCTGTACTCCTTCGCCGTGGACGGCAAACTGTTGCAGGATTTCGTCACCGTCTCGCGCGTGCGCAGGGACGACGAACAGGAGCTGTCAGGCTACCAGCGGCCCGAGGCGCTTGCGCACATCCAGGAGATCCGCGCCTACCTGGAAGCCCCTTCTCCCATGATCCCCAACTCCATCGTCCTGGCCTTCGACTCACGGGTCCGGTTCGAGCCAGACAAGGGCAAGACCGCGTTCCCCTATGTGCGAACGGGGACGGTCGTGATTCCCCTGGCCAAAGACATCTCCGATTCAGACAAGCCGGGCTTCGTCGTGGATGGGCAGCAACGCCTGGCGGCCATCCGGGATGCGGACATCAGCCGTTTCCCCATCTTCGTGACGGCTTTCATTACCAACGATGTCCGGCAACAGACCGAGCAGTTCATCCTCGTCAACTCGACGAAACCCCTCCCCAAGGGGCTCATCTACGAGCTCCTGCCCAGCACGGACGCGCAACTTCCCTCGCCCCTGCACCGGCGCAAGCTCCCGGCGCTCCTGATGGAGCGGCTGAACCTGGATGCGGACTCTCCCCTGGCGGGCCGCATCCGCACGACCACCAATCCCACGGGCACCATCAAGGACAACTCCATCCTGAAAATGATTGAGAACAGCCTGAGCGATGGCGTCCTCTTTCATTTCCTGCGTCCGCAGACGGCCCTTGGCGCGGATGTGGCCCCCATGCTGGAAATCCTGCACCACTTCTGGGCCGCCGTGGCCCGCGTCTTCCATGCCGCCTGGGGACTGCCGCCGAAGCAGTCCCGGCTCATGCACGGCGCGGGAATCATCAGCCTGGGCCACGTCATGGATGCCATCAGCTACCGGCTGCGCAACGTCTCCATCCCCACGGAAGCCCAGTACATCGAGGAGCTGATGCCCCTCAAGGCGATCACCCATTGGACCGGGGGGTCCTGGAACTTCGGCAATGGGGAGCGCCGGAAATGGAACAACCTGCAAAACACGCCCGGGGACATCGAGCTGCTCTCCAAATACCTCTGCGCCCCGTACCAGAAGCAAGCCAGCAAGTGA
- a CDS encoding adenylate/guanylate cyclase domain-containing protein encodes MTPPSDVRLSVGLRLLLHSGSVLVGLFTFVYARLVCTFICGLPTPVLARTVAILTVLHISLRELLLQRVPLSGKSASPARRAWLLSVLSWGVTGLAASLLHKAQYPAFPLFSHVKFAMGYGLLGGALLGQVEYLLFERALPPAPSVSRAEQLRERLGRRLIEGYVIFTTVPAAVLLLTLLRFIWELHGESHYVVEAAMMSLGFTGIALGAAVAYGRSVRRDTERLLEAVRRVGSGDFQPGASTSRPDELFLVAEGINEMAGGLQLRERIREAFGRFVSPQVASEFIEKYARHGKTAVMGGERKDVVVLFSDLRDFTHLSESLAPEVLIEVLNGYFQEMVGAIQQHGGMVDKFIGDAVLAVFGLTEGEANPARAAVAAGLEMQRRLEAYNARLAERGIQLRSGVGIHAGEAVAGYLGSTDRMEFTVIGHTVNVASRIEGQAREPRPPLLFSEEVARRFGDAFGVKDVGSVPLKGVAHEVRLLTVTGEGGSIQAA; translated from the coding sequence ATGACCCCTCCGTCCGATGTTCGCCTCTCCGTGGGCCTCCGCCTCCTGCTCCACAGCGGCTCGGTGCTCGTGGGGCTCTTCACGTTCGTCTACGCCCGGCTCGTGTGCACTTTCATCTGCGGCCTGCCCACGCCCGTGCTGGCCCGCACCGTCGCGATCCTGACGGTGTTGCACATCTCGCTCCGAGAGCTGCTGCTTCAGCGCGTCCCCTTGTCCGGAAAGAGCGCCTCCCCGGCCCGGCGCGCCTGGCTGCTGTCGGTCCTCTCCTGGGGGGTGACGGGGCTGGCCGCCAGCCTCCTCCACAAGGCGCAATACCCCGCGTTCCCCCTGTTCAGCCACGTGAAGTTCGCCATGGGCTACGGGCTGCTGGGCGGAGCACTCCTGGGCCAGGTGGAGTACCTCCTCTTCGAGCGTGCGTTGCCCCCCGCCCCGTCCGTCTCGCGCGCCGAGCAGCTTCGCGAGCGGCTCGGACGGCGGCTGATCGAGGGCTACGTCATCTTCACCACCGTGCCCGCGGCGGTCCTGCTGCTCACGCTGCTGCGCTTCATCTGGGAGCTCCATGGGGAGTCGCACTACGTGGTGGAAGCGGCCATGATGTCCCTGGGCTTCACGGGCATCGCACTCGGGGCCGCGGTCGCCTACGGCCGGAGCGTGCGCCGGGACACCGAGCGGCTGCTCGAGGCAGTGCGCCGCGTGGGCAGCGGAGACTTCCAGCCGGGCGCCTCCACGAGCCGGCCGGACGAGCTGTTCCTCGTGGCCGAGGGCATCAACGAGATGGCGGGCGGACTCCAGTTGCGCGAGCGCATCCGCGAGGCCTTTGGCCGCTTCGTCTCGCCCCAGGTGGCCTCCGAGTTCATCGAGAAGTACGCGCGCCACGGAAAAACGGCGGTGATGGGCGGAGAGCGCAAGGACGTGGTGGTTCTCTTCAGCGACCTGCGCGACTTCACGCACCTGTCGGAATCGCTGGCGCCCGAGGTGCTCATCGAGGTGCTCAACGGCTACTTCCAGGAGATGGTGGGCGCCATCCAGCAGCACGGGGGCATGGTGGACAAGTTCATCGGCGACGCGGTGCTGGCCGTGTTCGGGCTGACCGAAGGGGAGGCGAACCCCGCCCGCGCGGCGGTGGCCGCGGGCCTGGAGATGCAGCGGCGCCTGGAGGCCTACAACGCGCGGCTGGCCGAGAGGGGCATCCAGCTCCGCTCGGGCGTGGGCATCCACGCGGGGGAGGCCGTCGCCGGCTACCTGGGGAGCACGGACCGGATGGAGTTCACGGTCATTGGCCACACGGTCAACGTGGCCTCCCGCATCGAGGGCCAGGCCCGCGAGCCCCGCCCTCCCCTGCTCTTCAGCGAGGAGGTGGCCCGCCGCTTCGGGGACGCCTTCGGCGTGAAGGACGTCGGCAGCGTGCCGCTCAAAGGCGTGGCCCACGAGGTCCGCCTGCTCACGGTGACGGGCGAGGGGGGCTCGATCCAGGCGGCCTGA
- a CDS encoding FadR/GntR family transcriptional regulator yields MEWSGLVGRVEQDLERMISQGLLPQDGFLPSENSLAKHYGLSRSTVREALKRLAARALIEQHPGRRSRALPLEGAVTLENLGVVLEGPGAAQPERRKLLEGFLALKRETAVELLAACCQQASARDLDTLGGLCFELAEEARWGENPGRWAELEFALLRQAARAVERPGQALLLQSLERSYRGMARRLRPHLNAQATRQWALCALHALAAKDAQPLRQELPALLQASDAHLLAGLPPPQEPNRGSLLPPLCADTASPQEPKGSSQPPLCADTAPSHPTSEPEDATERLSEANRPIQSACPTGLSQRPPTGGPPPEAPSSDSHTSLGDGTPGAEVPHGQEASRRVPPGHQERPSQAPVGSGLDREGGHLLLDGTAEGEQGGACTVGQAGAVTGHRVPEEEQGETGAAGVRGGSSIC; encoded by the coding sequence ATGGAATGGTCGGGGCTCGTCGGACGAGTGGAGCAGGACCTGGAGCGGATGATTTCGCAAGGCCTGCTGCCCCAGGACGGCTTTCTTCCCTCGGAAAACTCGCTGGCCAAGCACTACGGCCTCTCACGCAGCACCGTCCGTGAAGCACTGAAGCGACTGGCCGCCAGAGCATTGATTGAGCAGCACCCGGGCCGCCGCAGCCGAGCCCTCCCCTTGGAGGGGGCGGTGACCCTGGAGAACCTGGGAGTGGTGCTGGAGGGCCCGGGCGCCGCTCAACCGGAGAGACGCAAGCTGCTGGAAGGCTTTCTGGCCCTCAAGCGAGAGACGGCTGTGGAACTGCTGGCGGCGTGTTGTCAGCAGGCCTCTGCCAGGGACTTGGACACGCTAGGAGGCCTGTGCTTCGAGTTGGCGGAGGAGGCCCGCTGGGGCGAAAACCCCGGCAGGTGGGCGGAGCTAGAGTTCGCGTTGCTGAGGCAAGCAGCCCGCGCGGTGGAGCGTCCCGGACAGGCACTGCTGCTGCAGTCGCTGGAGCGCTCGTACCGAGGAATGGCCCGGCGGCTGAGGCCGCACCTGAATGCGCAGGCCACTCGGCAGTGGGCACTCTGTGCGCTGCACGCCCTGGCAGCCAAGGATGCGCAGCCCCTGCGCCAGGAACTGCCCGCCTTGCTCCAGGCGAGCGATGCGCACCTGCTCGCAGGCCTCCCACCCCCGCAGGAGCCTAATAGAGGGTCGTTACTGCCCCCACTCTGCGCAGACACAGCCTCCCCGCAGGAGCCAAAGGGGTCGTCACAGCCCCCACTCTGCGCAGACACAGCCCCCTCTCACCCCACCTCAGAGCCTGAGGACGCCACGGAGAGGCTGTCGGAGGCGAATCGTCCCATCCAGTCTGCTTGCCCTACAGGTTTGAGCCAACGGCCGCCCACGGGGGGCCCCCCACCCGAGGCTCCCTCCTCTGACTCCCACACCTCTCTGGGAGACGGGACGCCCGGCGCGGAAGTGCCTCATGGCCAGGAAGCGTCGCGAAGGGTTCCGCCTGGCCACCAGGAGCGACCGTCCCAAGCTCCGGTTGGCTCGGGCCTGGACAGAGAGGGCGGACACCTCCTGCTGGATGGAACGGCGGAGGGTGAACAAGGTGGAGCGTGCACGGTTGGGCAAGCGGGGGCCGTGACCGGCCATCGAGTGCCTGAAGAGGAGCAGGGTGAAACGGGTGCTGCTGGCGTGCGAGGCGGCTCTTCTATCTGCTGA
- a CDS encoding FMN-binding negative transcriptional regulator — MTRNLSKPGRKTPCYHNAMYTPPHYKEERPEVLQALIHQHSFGLLISSGPHGVEATHVPFLLEVEGPGPGRLLAHLSRANPQWRHLEEAGEVLAIFSGPHAYISASWYTERTDVPTWNYVAVHASGRARVMEGDRLRSLLDRMSRRYEQTSAAPWSLEDVPEASLQAMTKGIVGIEIDITRLQGTQKLSQNRSAEDQQRVIHELKARGSQDDLALAALMEHPSRPR; from the coding sequence ATGACACGGAACCTCTCCAAGCCGGGAAGGAAGACTCCGTGTTACCACAACGCCATGTACACCCCTCCCCACTACAAAGAAGAGCGCCCCGAGGTGCTTCAAGCCTTGATCCACCAGCACAGCTTTGGGCTGTTGATCAGCTCGGGGCCCCACGGGGTGGAGGCCACCCACGTGCCCTTCCTCCTGGAGGTGGAAGGACCCGGGCCGGGACGGCTCCTGGCGCACCTGTCCCGGGCCAACCCCCAGTGGCGGCACCTGGAGGAAGCGGGCGAGGTGCTGGCCATCTTCTCCGGGCCCCACGCCTACATCTCCGCGTCCTGGTACACGGAACGCACGGACGTGCCCACGTGGAACTATGTGGCGGTCCATGCCTCCGGGCGCGCCCGCGTGATGGAGGGGGACCGGTTGCGCAGCCTGCTCGATCGGATGTCGCGGCGTTACGAACAGACCAGCGCCGCGCCCTGGTCCCTCGAGGACGTGCCCGAAGCCTCTCTCCAGGCGATGACCAAGGGAATCGTGGGCATCGAAATCGACATCACCCGGCTGCAAGGCACCCAGAAGCTGAGCCAGAACCGCTCGGCGGAGGATCAGCAACGCGTCATTCACGAATTGAAGGCGCGAGGCAGCCAGGACGACCTCGCGCTCGCGGCCCTCATGGAGCACCCTTCAAGGCCGCGCTGA
- a CDS encoding ATP-binding protein produces the protein MVPSDFENVLHLLPQAMLRVGPELQVQWLEADFARKVGLSLTVGRGLLEGLEYSRSRDALARAVRTGRSYAGHLITSAMRQVRVQVQPAGEAEPPGAWLIFDPSGMDDEEAFSQVVQQVARAVGETLDVDSVCSAAVLALVRCAQVRRAEVFLCEEGTQGALRRAAVSDLADRDSPEDTFDPAADPFQHALATRRAQIGVQRGYGDSMGSIFAAVPLCAPKRTVGLLLLYKEQGASFSVRELDLWMAAAGQLAVAVENARLLREAQAALRVREEFMSIASHELKTPLTPLKLSLYTMERRIATGQPVELASVLKSKRQVDRLAGLVDDLLDASRLELGKLAMHAAPLELGQLVAEVVDHFRHAFERPFSVSVSRSRVWVQGDRDRLEQVLVNLLENAHKYSPAGAPITVEVEEGGDEARIHVKDHGIGIPGADQAQVFQRFYRARNVSHRNFGGLGLGLFISHSICKMHGGNLTLSSAEGQGSTFSVSLPRMSAREVGRLPRRVLLLDEDRLQEDEAARVLRAEGFEVLTVRDGNEALRQEAHLPVDLILLSASASQKEVGVFLETFATLPRARPVPILLAGARLPTWAQEGTVLCARPYRQDELVARVRNTLALTPDPGWPVAEEVMVRM, from the coding sequence ATGGTCCCTTCAGACTTTGAGAACGTTCTCCATCTGCTGCCTCAGGCCATGCTCCGCGTGGGTCCTGAGTTGCAGGTCCAGTGGCTGGAAGCGGACTTCGCCCGGAAAGTGGGGCTGTCCCTGACGGTGGGCCGGGGCCTGCTCGAAGGGCTCGAGTACAGCCGGAGCCGGGATGCCCTGGCTCGGGCCGTCCGGACGGGCCGGTCGTACGCGGGGCACCTCATCACCAGCGCGATGCGGCAGGTGCGGGTCCAGGTGCAGCCCGCGGGCGAGGCGGAGCCGCCTGGCGCCTGGCTCATCTTTGATCCCTCCGGGATGGATGACGAGGAGGCCTTCTCCCAGGTGGTGCAGCAGGTGGCGCGCGCCGTGGGGGAGACGCTGGATGTGGACAGCGTGTGCTCGGCCGCCGTGCTGGCCCTGGTGCGCTGCGCCCAGGTGCGGCGCGCGGAGGTGTTCCTGTGCGAGGAAGGAACACAGGGTGCGCTGCGCCGGGCCGCCGTGTCGGACCTGGCGGACCGGGACTCTCCCGAGGACACGTTTGATCCGGCGGCGGACCCCTTCCAGCACGCGCTCGCCACGCGGCGGGCCCAGATTGGCGTCCAGCGCGGGTATGGCGACAGCATGGGCTCCATCTTCGCCGCCGTGCCGTTGTGCGCGCCCAAGCGCACGGTGGGGCTGCTCCTCCTTTATAAGGAGCAGGGTGCGTCCTTCTCCGTGAGGGAGCTGGACCTGTGGATGGCGGCGGCCGGGCAGCTCGCGGTGGCGGTGGAGAACGCGCGGCTGCTGCGCGAGGCCCAGGCGGCGCTGCGGGTGCGCGAGGAGTTCATGTCCATCGCCTCGCACGAGTTGAAGACGCCGCTCACCCCGCTCAAGCTCAGCCTCTATACGATGGAGCGGCGCATCGCCACCGGGCAGCCGGTGGAGCTCGCCAGCGTGCTCAAGTCCAAGCGGCAGGTGGACCGGCTGGCGGGGCTGGTGGATGACCTGCTGGACGCCTCGCGGCTGGAACTGGGCAAGCTGGCGATGCACGCCGCGCCGCTGGAACTGGGCCAGCTCGTGGCGGAGGTGGTAGACCACTTCCGCCATGCCTTCGAACGCCCCTTCTCGGTGAGCGTGTCCCGCTCCCGCGTGTGGGTGCAGGGAGATCGGGACCGGCTGGAGCAAGTGCTCGTGAACTTGCTGGAAAACGCGCACAAGTACAGCCCCGCGGGCGCGCCCATCACCGTGGAGGTGGAGGAGGGGGGCGACGAGGCCCGCATCCACGTGAAGGACCACGGCATTGGCATTCCCGGGGCGGACCAAGCGCAGGTGTTTCAGCGCTTCTACCGGGCGCGCAACGTCTCCCACCGCAACTTCGGTGGGCTGGGGCTGGGGCTCTTCATCAGCCACTCCATTTGCAAGATGCACGGCGGCAACCTCACCCTGTCGAGCGCCGAGGGTCAGGGCTCTACCTTCTCGGTGAGCCTGCCGCGGATGAGCGCACGCGAGGTGGGGCGGCTGCCCCGGCGCGTCCTGCTCCTGGACGAGGACCGCCTCCAGGAGGACGAGGCCGCGCGCGTGCTGCGGGCCGAGGGCTTCGAGGTGCTCACCGTGCGGGATGGGAACGAGGCCCTGCGTCAGGAGGCCCACTTGCCCGTGGACCTCATCCTCCTGTCCGCGAGCGCCTCCCAGAAGGAGGTGGGGGTCTTCCTGGAGACCTTCGCCACGCTGCCCCGGGCCCGGCCGGTGCCCATTCTGCTGGCGGGCGCGAGGCTGCCCACCTGGGCGCAGGAGGGCACGGTGTTGTGTGCCCGGCCCTACCGTCAGGACGAACTGGTGGCCCGGGTGCGCAACACGTTGGCGCTGACGCCGGACCCGGGCTGGCCCGTGGCCGAAGAGGTCATGGTCCGGATGTGA
- a CDS encoding serine/threonine-protein kinase encodes MAQVYRGLHETIQREAAIKELLPEGQRDKESLSRFHREALALAAFRHQNIVTLYDMVEKNDSLFMVLEFVDGPTLQELIKEGPLPADVAAVICARIASALDHAHFRHIIHRDLKPANVMLTKAGEVKLMDFGIAKDVDLVALTQQGVAVGTPAYMSPEQVTGAKLDPRTDIFSLGVLLYETLTGTRPFQGRTAGEVFAKIRDGLYKPLHKVAPEVPKPLVNIVRRALEVKPENRYPDAAAMRRELDLFLAREIEVSHPALLVAFLRHREKLTESEALAHLTQAELGVLDSYAAGRRKRPAGGKLKWVVAALLALATATGTGIYLTQDQWAPPVEKKMKR; translated from the coding sequence ATGGCCCAGGTGTACCGGGGCCTGCACGAGACCATTCAGCGCGAGGCCGCCATCAAGGAACTGCTGCCCGAGGGCCAGCGGGACAAGGAGTCGCTCTCGCGCTTCCACCGCGAGGCGCTCGCCCTGGCCGCCTTCCGCCACCAGAACATCGTCACCCTGTATGACATGGTGGAGAAGAACGACAGCCTCTTCATGGTGCTGGAGTTCGTGGATGGGCCCACCCTTCAGGAGCTCATCAAGGAGGGGCCGCTGCCCGCCGATGTGGCCGCCGTCATCTGCGCGCGCATCGCCAGCGCGCTGGACCATGCGCACTTCCGCCACATCATCCACCGCGACCTCAAGCCCGCGAACGTCATGCTCACCAAGGCCGGTGAGGTGAAGCTGATGGATTTTGGCATCGCCAAGGACGTGGACCTGGTGGCGCTCACCCAGCAAGGCGTGGCGGTGGGCACCCCGGCGTACATGTCTCCGGAGCAGGTGACCGGGGCGAAGCTGGATCCCCGGACCGACATCTTCTCGCTCGGCGTGTTGCTCTACGAGACCCTGACCGGCACGAGGCCCTTCCAGGGGCGGACCGCGGGCGAGGTCTTCGCGAAGATCCGCGATGGTCTGTACAAGCCGCTGCACAAGGTGGCCCCCGAGGTGCCCAAGCCCCTGGTGAACATCGTCCGGCGCGCCCTGGAGGTGAAGCCGGAGAACCGCTACCCGGACGCGGCGGCGATGCGGCGCGAGCTGGACCTGTTCCTCGCCCGGGAGATCGAAGTGTCTCACCCAGCCCTGCTGGTGGCCTTCCTGCGCCACCGGGAGAAGCTCACGGAGTCGGAGGCGCTGGCGCACCTGACGCAGGCGGAACTGGGGGTGTTGGACTCCTACGCCGCGGGCCGCCGCAAGCGCCCGGCGGGCGGGAAGCTCAAGTGGGTCGTGGCGGCGCTGCTCGCCCTGGCCACCGCCACGGGCACGGGCATTTACCTTACCCAGGACCAGTGGGCTCCTCCCGTCGAGAAGAAGATGAAGCGTTGA
- the queF gene encoding preQ(1) synthase has protein sequence MPSEPSKDLQTFPNPASERDYEIAFDVPEFTCLCPMTGQPDFAHFKIRYVPDELCVELKSLKFYMWSYRNEGAFHEKVTNTIADDIIRAIKPRKLTVVGDFFVRGGIGTVVTVTHEKKKG, from the coding sequence ATGCCTTCCGAGCCCTCCAAGGATCTGCAGACCTTCCCCAACCCGGCGTCCGAGCGCGACTATGAGATCGCCTTCGACGTTCCGGAGTTCACCTGCCTGTGCCCGATGACTGGGCAGCCGGACTTCGCGCACTTCAAGATCCGCTATGTGCCGGACGAACTGTGCGTGGAGCTCAAGAGCCTCAAGTTCTACATGTGGTCCTACCGCAACGAGGGCGCCTTCCACGAGAAGGTGACCAACACCATCGCGGACGACATCATCCGGGCCATCAAGCCCCGCAAGCTCACCGTGGTGGGTGACTTCTTCGTGCGCGGCGGCATCGGCACCGTCGTCACCGTGACGCACGAGAAGAAGAAGGGCTAA